A genome region from Sander vitreus isolate 19-12246 chromosome 21, sanVit1, whole genome shotgun sequence includes the following:
- the ntn2 gene encoding netrin 2 — protein sequence MREPWRCLLGLCLLACSASTHSAANPFAGQQTPPDPCYDDTGAARRCIPEFINAAFGKEVMVSSVCGRPPSRSCSVVERGDDRPSVRSCQICDAADPRRAHPASYLTDLNSAHNLTCWQSENLNTSPHNVTLTLSLGKKFEITYVSLQFCSPRPESLAIYKSMDYGKTWMPYQFYSSQCRRMYNRPNKATITKQNEQEALCTDGHTDLYPLSGGLIAFSTLDGRPSGKDFDNSPVLQDWVTVTDIRVVFIRPQLPRELGLGAGSNSGGRDDDPMAVTSTLPTYFYAVGDFQVGGRCKCNGHGSRCLKDKEGKLVCDCKHNTEGPECDRCKPFHYDRPWQRANAREANECLPCNCNLHARRCRFNMELYKLSGRKSGGVCMNCRHNTAGRHCHYCKEGFYRDMARPITHRRACKACDCHPVGAAGKTCNQTTGQCPCKDGVTGITCNRCAKGYQQSRSPVAPCIKIPVVNPTAVVSSTEEPADCESYCKPVKGNLKINMKKYCKKDYAVQVNVLDMETVGDWAKFSVNLVSVYKSRGEPLKRGDNILWVHMKDLACKCPKIQMSKRFLVMGGSDGGTGTGTGTGTGPGVGPGGGATSPGAERVGLMADKNSLVIQWRDVWTRRLRKFQRKEKKGKCSKA from the exons ATGAGGGAACCCTGGAGGTGCCTGCTGGGCCTATGCCTCCTGGCATGCTCAGCCTCCACCCACAGTGCCGCCAATCCCTTCGCAGGGCAGCAGACCCCTCCAGACCCTTGCTATGACGACACAGGTGCAGCCCGCCGCTGTATCCCCGAGTTTATTAACGCTGCCTTCGGCAAGGAGGTGATGGTGTCCAGCGTCTGTGGCCGGCCTCCGTCCCGTTCCTGCAGCGTGGTGGAGCGGGGCGACGATCGCCCTTCTGTGCGCTCGTGCCAAATCTGTGATGCAGCCGACCCTCGCCGTGCCCACCCGGCTTCCTACCTCACTGACCTCAACTCAGCCCACAACCTCACCTGCTGGCAGTCAGAGAATCTGAACACTTCACCGCACAACGTGACTCTCACCCTTTCACTAGGTAAAAAGTTTGAGATCACCTATGTCAGCCTGCAGTTCTGTTCCCCCCGACCCGAGTCCCTGGCCATATACAAGAGCATGGACTACGGCAAGACCTGGATGCCCTACCAGTTCTACTCCTCACAGTGCCGGCGTATGTACAATCGGCCCAACAAAGCAACCATTACCAAGCAGAACGAACAGGAGGCGCTATGCACAGATGGCCACACTGACCTCTACCCGCTGTCTGGAGGACTCATTGCTTTCAGCACTCTGGATGGACGGCCCTCCGGCAAAGACTTTGACAACAGCCCTGTCCTTCAGGACTGGGTGACTGTCACCGACATCCGCGTGGTCTTCATCCGGCCCCAGCTACCCCGGGAGCTGGGACTGGGGGCTGGAAGTAACAGCGGAGGGAGGGATGACGACCCCATGGCAGTGACATCGACGCTGCCAACTTATTTCTATGCAGTGGGAGACTTTCAGGTGGGCGGGAGGTGTAAATGCAACGGACATGGCTCACGCTGTCTAAAAGACAAGGAAGGCAAACTGGTGTGTGACTGCAAGCACAACACAGAGGGACCTGAATGTGACCGCTGCAAGCCCTTTCACTATGACCGACCATGGCAGAGGGCCAATGCCCGCGAGGCCAATGAGTGTCTGC CGTGCAACTGCAACCTCCACGCCCGCCGCTGTCGATTCAACATGGAGTTGTATAAGCTGTCAGGGAGGAAGAGCGGAGGAGTCTGCATGAACTGCCGCCACAACACCGCAGGCCGCCACTGCCACTACTGCAAGGAGGGCTTTTACAGAGACATGGCCAGACCCATCACTCACCGACGAGCCTGCAAAG CCTGTGACTGCCACCCTGTGGGCGCAGCAGGCAAGACGTGCAACCAGACCACAGGCCAGTGCCCCTGCAAGGACGGCGTCACCGGCATCACTTGCAACCGCTGCGCCAAGGGCTACCAGCAGAGTCGCTCACCCGTGGCCCCCTGCATCA aaatCCCAGTGGTCAACCCCACAGCTGTGGTGAGCAGCACAGAGGAACCAGCAG ATTGCGAGTCCTATTGTAAACCAGTGAAGGGCAACCTGAAGATCAACATGAAGAAATATTGCAAAAAGGATTATG CGGTGCAAGTGAACGTGCTGGACATGGAGACGGTGGGGGACTGGGCCAAGTTCTCAGTTAATTTGGTGTCCGTGTACAAGAGCCGCGGCGAGCCCCTGAAGCGAGGAGACAACATCCTGTGGGTACACATGAAGGACCTGGCCTGCAAATGTCCCAAGATCCAGATGAGCAAACGATTCTTGGTTATGGGGGGCAGCGACGGCGGGACGGGCACTGGGACAGGCACTGGGACAGGTCCAGGGGTCGGGCCCGGGGGCGGAGCCACCAGTCCTGGGGCAGAGCGCGTGGGCTTAATGGCTGATAAGAACAGCCTGGTGATCCAGTGGAGGGACGTTTGGACGAGACGCCTACGGAAGTTCCAGCGCAAAGAGAAGAAGGGGAAGTGCAGCAAAGCATGA